A region of the Thalassoroseus pseudoceratinae genome:
ACGACGTGGCTTTCCACCCGGAGTTCCGCAAGAACGGCTATCTCTACGTTGGACACAATCGCAAGAAGGATGACGACGAGAAGTACACGTGCATCACCCGGTACACGATGCAGACTGAATCGCCTTACAAGCTGGATGCCGAGTCGGCGGTGGAGATCATTTCTTGGAAATCCAATGGTCACAACGGAGCGGCGGTGGCGTTCGGGACGGATGGCATGTTGTTTGTCACCAGCGGCGACGGCACGAGCGATTCTGATGGAGACCTCGTCGGTCAACGGATGGACTTGCTACTGGCGAAGGTGTTGCGGATTGATGTCGATCACCCCGCGAACGGGAAAATGTACTCGGTGCCGAAGGACAATCCGTTCGTCGGCCAACCGGGAGTCGCCCCGGAGACGTGGGCGTATGGTTTGCGGAATCCTTGGCGAATTGCGGTGGATTCGAAGTTGGGGCACGTTTGGGTGGCTCAAAACGGGCAGGATCTTTGGGAACAGGTTTATCTCGTCAATCCTGGCGACAACTACGGTTGGAGCGTCTACGAAGGGAGCCATCCGTTCTATCTCAATCGTGAACTCGGGCCGACACCGCATGTGAAGCCGATCTTTGAGCATCACCACACCGTTGCCCGGTCGCTCACCGGGGGAGAGGTCTTGTGGAGCCGGCAGTTCCCGGAACTCGACGGCGTTTATACCTACGGAGATTACTCGACCGGACGTGTCTGGGCGGCTCGCGTGGATGCAGATGGGCAGGTGAAGTGGCATCGCGAGATTGCAGACACAAGCTTGCAAATCACCGGGTTCGGAATTGATCCCGATGGGGAATTGCTGATTTGCGATCACCAGCCGGATGGCGGATTCTATCGGCTCAAGCGAACGCCAATGCAGTCAGCACCATCCCAATTCCCGCGGAAGCTCTCCGAGAGTGGATTGTTCGCATCGGTGAAGGAACATCGTTTGTTGCCGGGGGCGATACCGTATTCCGTCAACGCACCGTTGTGGTCGGACGGAGCGTTCAAAGCCCGCTGGATTGTCATTCCGGCGAGTGATGAAAAATCGGCATCGAAAATTAAACTCGCTAACTACAAAGGTTGGGATTTTCCTGAAGAGACAGTGATCGTCAAATCGTTCGCGTTGGAGTCGGAAAAAGGAAATCCCGCGAGTCGGAAGTGGATCGAAACACGGTTCCTCACGAAGCAACAGGGCGAATGGGCCGGGTATTCCTACCGCTGGAACGACGAACAAACGGATGCCATGCTTGTTTCGGATGCAGGAGCCGATGACGTCTTCTCAGTGAAAACGACCGACGGAATCCGCGAGCAGAAATGGCATTTCCCGAGTCGCACGGAATGCATGGTTTGTCATAGCCGTGCCGCCGGCTTCACGTTGGGGTTGTCGACGGGGCAGATGGATAAGTCGCATGATTACGGTTCCATTCAGGAAAACCAGCTAACCGTGCTTGAGCAGCTCGGTCTCGTGAACAAGCCTGTCAAGAAGCCAAAGTTCCAGTCGCTTGTCGATCCCCATGATAAATCCGCGGATCTCACTCGGCGGGTGAAATCGTACCTGCATGCGAACTGTGCGCAATGTCATGTCCGA
Encoded here:
- a CDS encoding PQQ-dependent sugar dehydrogenase; translation: MNSTLCRRRFVGFIVIILVLISSRQAFAEVPDVFAFSVDEYQPVTTSTVQGSPEPPLPFTVERAYPGWKVVRPVFVTTQPGTRRLVYLDQPENTQKSRLCRTLADPSESTETEVLVDLESLAYDVAFHPEFRKNGYLYVGHNRKKDDDEKYTCITRYTMQTESPYKLDAESAVEIISWKSNGHNGAAVAFGTDGMLFVTSGDGTSDSDGDLVGQRMDLLLAKVLRIDVDHPANGKMYSVPKDNPFVGQPGVAPETWAYGLRNPWRIAVDSKLGHVWVAQNGQDLWEQVYLVNPGDNYGWSVYEGSHPFYLNRELGPTPHVKPIFEHHHTVARSLTGGEVLWSRQFPELDGVYTYGDYSTGRVWAARVDADGQVKWHREIADTSLQITGFGIDPDGELLICDHQPDGGFYRLKRTPMQSAPSQFPRKLSESGLFASVKEHRLLPGAIPYSVNAPLWSDGAFKARWIVIPASDEKSASKIKLANYKGWDFPEETVIVKSFALESEKGNPASRKWIETRFLTKQQGEWAGYSYRWNDEQTDAMLVSDAGADDVFSVKTTDGIREQKWHFPSRTECMVCHSRAAGFTLGLSTGQMDKSHDYGSIQENQLTVLEQLGLVNKPVKKPKFQSLVDPHDKSADLTRRVKSYLHANCAQCHVRAGGGNSQIELSFGTPLEKMNIVDVKPMHHKFDLPEPRLVAPGEPERSVLLHRMKIRGPGQMPQLATFHQDEQAVKLLTEWIQSLPQPEKSE